A single Parabacteroides timonensis DNA region contains:
- the coaW gene encoding type II pantothenate kinase has product MGIVIGIDVGGSTTKIVGIDGKDIKNPMFVRATDPVTSLFGAFGKYLYDNDIALSAVEKVMLTGVGSAYINQSLYGLPTAKTDEFLANGLGAQYLTRLDKLIVVSMGTGTSFVKVEGEKIEHIGGIGIGGGTVLGLSKLLLKTQDIRQVVQLALKGDITNINLQIQDICNIPLPGLPLDATASTFGKADANSSQEDVALGIIYMVLQCIGQSVILAALNSNIHDFILIGNLTKLPQCKSIFPKLEVMYNTRFHIPEYAEYRTAIGAALTYINKREYMKVI; this is encoded by the coding sequence ATGGGAATAGTAATTGGGATAGACGTAGGAGGGAGCACTACCAAAATAGTAGGTATCGACGGGAAGGATATAAAGAATCCGATGTTTGTCAGAGCTACCGATCCGGTTACCTCATTATTCGGCGCATTCGGTAAATATTTATATGATAATGATATAGCCTTGTCAGCAGTCGAAAAGGTAATGCTAACAGGTGTTGGTAGTGCTTATATAAATCAGTCATTATACGGTTTGCCTACTGCTAAAACCGATGAATTCCTGGCGAATGGCCTGGGAGCACAATATCTGACCCGGTTAGATAAACTGATCGTTGTCAGCATGGGAACCGGAACTTCTTTCGTCAAAGTAGAAGGAGAGAAGATAGAGCATATCGGTGGTATAGGAATCGGAGGCGGAACAGTATTAGGGTTATCCAAATTACTTCTTAAAACACAGGATATACGTCAGGTCGTACAGCTGGCCCTAAAAGGCGACATAACAAATATCAATCTGCAAATACAGGATATATGTAATATTCCACTCCCTGGGCTTCCTTTGGATGCAACAGCTTCTACATTTGGGAAAGCCGACGCCAACTCTTCACAGGAAGATGTTGCCCTGGGTATCATTTATATGGTACTTCAATGTATTGGTCAGTCCGTAATATTAGCTGCTTTAAACAGCAATATACATGATTTTATTTTGATCGGAAATCTGACCAAATTACCTCAATGCAAAAGTATCTTTCCCAAACTCGAGGTTATGTATAATACTCGTTTCCATATTCCGGAATATGCTGAATATCGTACAGCTATAGGAGCGGCACTTACCTATATTAATAAAAGAGAATATATGAAAGTAATTTAA
- a CDS encoding acyltransferase produces MENKTILFTKPHVVWLDVMRFVAMFTVVCCHCADPFNFYPGDIPPNITDIKFWGAAYGALLRPCVPLFVMITGALLLPTKGDASVFYKKRISRVLWPFLIWSVIYNLFPWITGLLGLSPDVILDFFPYSGEEATKQAFGVSMGYIAEIPFNFSLLDVHMWYIYLLIGLYLYLPIFSAWVEKASDKAKLWFLGVWAVTTLLPYYYEYVSPYLWGTCSWNSFGMSYYFAGFNGYLLLGHYLRKLDWPVSKILAIGIPMFLIGYAVTFFGFRHVTSLPDFTDEQLELFFTYNSLNVVMMTVPVFMLVKKVNVKSVSIQKALANLTLCGFGIYMIHYFFTSPCVILMRMIGVPLGLQIPLAAVIAFGISWAIVFAIYKVVGKNAKYIVG; encoded by the coding sequence ATGGAAAACAAAACTATTCTTTTCACGAAGCCGCATGTGGTGTGGCTGGATGTGATGCGGTTTGTCGCTATGTTTACTGTCGTATGTTGTCATTGTGCCGATCCTTTTAACTTTTATCCTGGGGATATTCCACCTAATATTACAGATATTAAATTCTGGGGTGCCGCTTATGGAGCACTACTTCGTCCTTGTGTACCCCTCTTTGTTATGATCACCGGAGCTTTATTGTTACCGACAAAGGGAGATGCTTCTGTTTTTTATAAGAAACGTATTAGTCGTGTGCTTTGGCCGTTCCTGATCTGGTCGGTTATATATAATTTATTCCCCTGGATTACAGGTTTATTAGGATTGAGTCCAGATGTTATTCTTGACTTTTTCCCTTATTCAGGCGAAGAAGCTACCAAACAGGCCTTTGGTGTATCGATGGGATATATTGCCGAGATACCATTCAACTTCTCCTTACTGGATGTACACATGTGGTATATCTATTTGCTTATCGGCCTCTATTTATACCTGCCTATCTTCTCTGCTTGGGTGGAAAAGGCATCGGACAAGGCAAAACTGTGGTTTCTGGGTGTATGGGCAGTAACAACATTGCTGCCTTATTATTATGAATATGTCTCTCCGTATTTGTGGGGAACCTGTTCTTGGAACTCATTTGGCATGTCGTATTACTTTGCCGGCTTCAATGGGTATTTATTGCTGGGCCATTACTTACGTAAACTGGATTGGCCGGTAAGTAAGATACTAGCTATAGGTATTCCGATGTTCCTTATCGGATATGCTGTTACCTTCTTTGGATTCCGTCATGTAACTTCTTTACCGGATTTCACAGATGAACAACTAGAACTGTTCTTTACCTATAACTCCTTGAATGTCGTAATGATGACAGTCCCGGTATTTATGTTGGTAAAGAAGGTCAATGTGAAATCTGTATCTATCCAGAAAGCTCTAGCTAACCTGACATTGTGTGGTTTCGGTATTTATATGATACACTATTTCTTTACAAGTCCGTGTGTAATCCTAATGCGTATGATTGGTGTTCCTCTTGGCTTGCAGATTCCATTGGCAGCTGTTATAGCTTTCGGTATTTCATGGGCTATCGTTTTTGCGATCTACAAAGTGGTGGGTAAGAATGCCAAATATATTGTAGGCTAA
- a CDS encoding MarC family protein — protein sequence MFEDFNFQQMISAFIVLFAVIDIIGSIPIIINLKDKGKEVNALKATVISFLLMIGFFYAGDFLLKLFHVDIESFAVAGAFVIFLLSLEMILDIEIFKNTGPIKEATLVPLVFPLLAGAGSFTTLLSLRAEYASVNIVVALILNMLWVYFVVRMTKQVERLLGKGGIYIIRKFFGIILLAISVRLFTVNITLLLDALQNQ from the coding sequence ATGTTTGAAGATTTTAATTTCCAACAAATGATCAGTGCCTTTATCGTACTGTTTGCTGTAATTGATATTATCGGTTCTATTCCTATTATTATTAACCTAAAAGATAAAGGAAAAGAGGTGAATGCCCTGAAGGCGACGGTTATCTCTTTTTTGTTAATGATTGGATTTTTCTATGCTGGAGACTTTTTACTGAAACTGTTCCATGTAGACATAGAGTCGTTTGCCGTAGCCGGAGCGTTCGTTATCTTTTTATTATCGCTCGAAATGATTCTCGATATCGAAATCTTTAAAAATACGGGGCCGATCAAGGAAGCAACGCTTGTTCCCCTTGTCTTTCCGTTACTGGCCGGTGCCGGTTCGTTTACTACCTTATTATCTTTGAGGGCAGAATATGCCAGTGTCAATATTGTCGTAGCACTGATTCTGAATATGCTTTGGGTTTATTTTGTGGTGCGTATGACCAAGCAAGTAGAACGCTTACTGGGTAAAGGCGGTATCTATATTATACGTAAATTCTTTGGAATTATTTTACTGGCTATTTCCGTAAGATTATTTACAGTCAATATCACTCTCCTGCTTGATGCTTTACAAAATCAATAA
- a CDS encoding helix-turn-helix domain-containing protein yields the protein MEENMPIFDIPTDFIAGDNITGEILKRYVNYSSKMKAVLFALCVKGKVRITLNLSEQTIKQNDFLTLTPDSFIQINEVSQDAHFYYACFSREFMDSNNLILTTIRLLPMLTEYPVINLSEDLTQLYLDVFKPLLHAYSLPCTLENKDIIKSIFTIFIQGTAELYKNHGKWKNPFHTRSKEICREFIKLVMSHYTTQRNVAFYAEHLGVTVSHFCSTIKKETGKTALEIITAIVLMDIKAQLKSTDLPTKEIAFSLGFNNMSFFNRYFKRHTGMTPQEFRNS from the coding sequence ATGGAGGAAAACATGCCTATATTTGATATTCCTACGGATTTTATTGCCGGTGACAATATTACGGGAGAGATATTGAAACGATATGTCAATTACTCTAGTAAAATGAAAGCCGTACTTTTTGCCTTATGTGTAAAGGGGAAAGTGCGTATTACACTGAATTTATCCGAACAGACAATCAAACAAAATGATTTTCTGACACTTACTCCAGACAGTTTCATACAAATCAATGAAGTTTCGCAGGATGCCCATTTTTACTACGCCTGTTTTTCACGGGAATTCATGGATAGTAATAACCTGATCCTGACTACAATCAGGCTGCTTCCTATGTTGACAGAATACCCTGTTATAAACTTGTCGGAAGACCTTACACAACTCTATCTGGATGTTTTCAAGCCTCTTTTACATGCCTATTCTCTCCCTTGTACTCTTGAGAATAAAGATATTATTAAGTCTATATTCACCATCTTTATACAGGGCACGGCTGAGTTATACAAAAATCATGGAAAATGGAAAAATCCATTCCATACCCGTAGTAAAGAAATATGCCGTGAATTTATAAAACTGGTTATGTCCCATTACACAACCCAGCGTAATGTAGCCTTTTATGCAGAACATCTGGGAGTTACCGTTTCTCATTTTTGTTCAACCATAAAAAAGGAAACGGGTAAGACTGCACTGGAAATCATCACAGCCATTGTGTTGATGGATATTAAAGCACAATTAAAATCGACTGATCTGCCGACAAAAGAGATTGCCTTTTCGTTGGGATTCAATAATATGTCTTTCTTTAACAGGTATTTCAAAAGACATACAGGAATGACACCCCAGGAATTTCGCAACAGCTAA
- a CDS encoding winged helix-turn-helix domain-containing protein, with the protein MELEKIGEHAGKVWHELNKGRELSIPELSRLIDLSHEDTTLAIGWLARENKVFIQRKNGQVFVSNGIQQGLYFG; encoded by the coding sequence ATGGAATTAGAAAAGATCGGAGAGCATGCCGGTAAAGTCTGGCACGAGTTGAATAAAGGAAGGGAGTTATCAATTCCCGAATTGAGTCGATTGATTGATCTGAGTCACGAAGATACCACTTTAGCTATTGGATGGCTTGCCCGTGAAAATAAAGTTTTTATACAACGAAAGAATGGGCAGGTATTTGTAAGTAATGGTATTCAACAAGGATTATATTTTGGTTAA